TCGGCTCCACCATCACCATCCTCAGAGACGTCTTCACGGTCCTCATGGAAGGTGAGCACTGGTTGAGAGGGGTGCGAGACCcgggcacagggtgggcacaggAGCTCTTGGAGCTCCATCTGCCGCAGCACTCTGCCGTGAGGCAGCTCCCCTCTTCTGtgcctcccctgccctccctgaaCCCCCCCCAGTTCTTCCTCTCCAGCCAGCCAGGTGCATTGGCCCCAAGGTGAGGCCTGTGTCACCCCAAAGCcactgtgcccagcctggctgccctgggggagcccccagccccagccaggtgGGTGCTGTGTCTGGGGGCCGAGAGGGGCCCGTGTgactgggggtgctgctggcaggggctcCACGAGGGCTGCACTTCGATGCGGTgaaggaggtgctgctgggagcccgCGGCGTGCGGGGTGTCCACGACCTGCACCTCTGGGCGCTGACGCTGAACCACGCCGCCGTGTCGGTGCACGTGGCAGTGGGTGAGTGACCTGCACGGGGCATGGCTGGGGGGTCCCATGGCCGTGCCAGGAAcgagcccctgccctgctggggtcTCATGGCCGGGGTCCCATGGCCGTGCCAGGaaccagcccctgccctgccagggtcCCATGGCCGTGCCAGGAAcgagcccctgccctgctggggtctcatggctgtgccaggaacgagcccctgccctgctggggtcTCATGGCCGTGCCAGGAAtgagcccctgccctgctgctcctagATGCCGGCGCTGACACGGagatggtgctgcaggaggtCACTGCCCGGCTCCAGAGTAGGTTTGGCTTTGCCCTGTGCACGGTACAAgtggagcagcaccaggaggagTCAGCAGGCTGTGCCCACTGCCAGGACCCCCGAACCTGAGACCCCCGCCTGCTGCTACGCTGGGCCAGATGTGGGCCTGgccccagctccttgtgctagAGCAGGGCAGCGCTTGAGATCCCATCTCCCCTCTACccaccccactgctgctgcagagccctggggtgggacagtgactccagtaTGGTGTCCTGGGGAGACAGACACAAGGCCTGGCCTGTGGAGCACAGGGGCCCCCTGGAATCTTcactccctgctgtgccacagctcccGAGGAGGTGGAATCCTGCCCCACCACGCGGTCCCCAAGGAGCCCGTCTGTCCTGGCAGGAAGGGACATCCCCCATGGGGGCCCTCAGACCCGGCCTTGGCCCCAGCTCCccgtgctgctgcctgggctctgtCTGAACCCTCCTGTGCCTGGCCCTGACCCATTCCCTCTGCTGAGTCGTGCCTGTGCCCCTGgtgtccatctgtccatctGTGCCAGCAgcggtgccagccctgccaatAAATgtgttggagcagcagcagcagtgcagcagacAGAGGGGCACGGGGAGGGAAATGGTGGAGTTGGGGGTGGGCCCCTACAGCCACAcctgccctggtgccagcaccagcacagccataCAAAACCAACCACGTTTATTGTGCACAGCTGAACACAGCTCAATGTGAGCGACTCCACGGCTCCCGGCCCTCCCCGCCCTCACTGGGCACTCCCTGGGGATGGAGGCgagcacaagcacagctccagctggtgGAGCCCATTGGGCTTCACAGGGTCAcacccacagctcagccctggccactccagccccaccagcccagctcagacCAAACGGTGCAGACAGACCCTTCCAggcccagagcatcccagggcacggctgggagcagctgtccccctgcagcagaCACCCATCAGGAAAGCAGCACCACCAGAGAGGGCCCACAGCCCcatgccagcacagctggcccagccccaagccccaagccctgcccagggtgAGCACATTGGCAGCAGCATGGTGAGGCACTGATGCCCTActcccctggcagcagggagggctcacGGGGGCCAGGGCTGCCGGGTGTGTCCCCATAGAGGACGCTGAAGCGGGCCTGGcactctgggagcagctggcagcccacggaggccagccctgccaggcagtGTGCCCGCACGATGCCCGCCTGCCCGCCCgacagcagccagccctgcgAGTCCAGGTTGGGGCTGAAGCGcacctgtggagagaggagcccctgagggacagggctggctgctgggactcggccccagggcacagcagagccacctgagcgctgggctgggctcacacCGTGCCACCCACCTTGTGGAGGGCCTCCAGCTGCAGGCGGTCgaggctcagctctgccttcagctcCTGCACGTGCATGCGCCGCATGGGCTCCCGGCTCGGCAGGTTCTGGAAGCTGCGCTGCAAGGGGAGGCACCACCTTGGGCTGCGGGCccggggcaggagcagggcatgCAGCgtggccccagccctgccccagcagcatctcccagcctGCCACTCAgggcccaggcacagccccaccagccctgctcagggtcAGACTCTGCcattcccctgcccagccacagccacccattcctgctcagggctggacccaccctgccacctcctgcccagccacagcccctcagcagcatctcccaccctgccacctcctgcccagccacagcccccagccctgctcagggtcattccctgccacctcctgcccagccacagcccctcagcagcatctcccaccctgccaccctcctgcccagccacagcccccaTTCCTGCTCATGCCCAGACGCCGGCTGCCCCATCCTCCCGTACCAGGTCGGTGTCCTGGAAGCGCAGGTAGCTCCTGGCTGCCATCTCGCTGTAGCGATGGGTCCGGggcaggctctgctggctgccctggggccCCTCAGGGCTGCACGGCAGCAGGTCAGCTTTGTACACGGGCTGCGGGCGAGAGGcggctcagggcagggcaggcacagatcctgctgctgctctgcacacaggcaCCCCCAGGCTCCGGTGGGGTGGGGGCTCAGGACACTCTCCTGTGGTCCCCTGTCCCCgctggctctgtgtgctgggctgggccccCCGGGAGTGATGGTCTCTTACAAATCTGCGGTCCGAGGAGCGCTTGACGTTGAGGGGGTTGACAGCCAGGTCAGGCAGCACGGCTGCCACCAGCTCGCCGGTGATGTCACCCGCAGCCACCGTGTTCAGCCAGTCCGAGCCAGagatgctctgcagggacagagggctgGAGGGCACGGGGCTCCCGccaccagccctgggcccagctgggcctGACCTGGCCACGGGCACCGAggggccctgccctggcccttaCCCACACGGTGCCCTTGCGAGGGGCCACAAAATAGGCCTTGAAGCCCAGGTACCCGGCGTCGATGTAGTGGATCCCACAGAGCCCGTACCTGTGGGAAGGCACAGAATGAGGCCTGGGTGCCTGACTCTGCTGCCACCAGAGGTGTgagagccaggcacagccacctccacagaactggcccagggtgagggggctgttcctgctccagcagcatggCACAGGGCCCAGAGCAAGCACAGGCaaggcagctcccagaggccaAGGACTCACTGAGCTCCCAAACCCCTTTAGCAGCACACCTCTTGCTCACTCCAGGGGTAGGCCatgccctgcccaccctgcctcTGCCTAGGGTGGCATGGCAGAAGGGATGCCAcgctttgctgctgcagtgtgacacaagacaggcagagcctgcccCTGCCGCGGCACAGCTGCACAGTCCCAGGGAGGGGGAAGCTGGAGCAGGCCTGGCAGCACTCACGGGGCGTAGCAGTTGTCCTGGGCCACGGTGATGCCGTTGtagggcagcagccaggccacCTCGGTGCTCAGGAAGCGCTTGATGCTGTTGATGGGCTCGTAGAGCCGCCGCAGGTCCCAGAACTTGATCTTGCGGTCGCTGCCCACAGTCACCAGGAAgttgctgaggagcagcagcacgaAGGCAGCGCTGAGAGCCCAgcatggagctgtgctctggcccagcacagggcccagGTGGCCTCAGCCTTGCAGTGGCTCCAGTGCCCTCACCCTGGAAAGCCCAACCCAACCCCTCCGGTGCTGCCATTGGCACCACGGCCTCTCAAGCCCTTGTTGACaaaagagctgctcctgcaggaggaagctcctctcctggcagcacctgtggctgctcctgccctcaccTGTCAGCCTTGCACCACTCAATGCTCCGGACTGCCTGGTCATGGGCCAGGAAGCAGCGGAAAGGGTAGAGCTTGAGGGAGGCGTCGGGCTGGTGCACGCACTGCAGCAGGGATTTGGTGAGCAGGTTCCACACTGCCACGGTGCCTGTGGAGAGACTGTGTCCATGAGGCACTGCCAGCGGCACGGGTGCTTCAgcagggcaccagcagcagcacaggcagggctgtgggagctgcagagcacaggggccaggctggagctggggctgagagcggcacagggcacaggcagggccacAGGACAcaggggccaggctggagctggggctccAAGCAGAGCATGGCAACAGGTCCTGGcaacacagcacagagctgtggatCACTGCAAGCCCAGCACAAAATTCCACGCAGGCAAGTTCAACAGATGTGGACAAGCCCAGAGCCACAGACAGGGATGCCCAGTGACAGCCTGGAGGTGTGTCAGAATGACAAcagccagcccagaggagcctccccctgagcagggctgggcagaggttccagcagcagctggggctgcagtgcctgtgccagggcgaGGGCTGCTCGCCCAGcgctgctgcagggcacagagagagACTCACCGTCATAAAAGCCTGCTGCCAGGTGATGGTGGGGCTTGGAAGGCATCCAGGAGAGGCTGAAGCACTGCCCGCACTCAGGGGCATGACCTGCCTGGACGGAGCCCACCTGCAGCGTGGCGATGCACTGCACCTGGGGGCCAAGGAGAGCCCTGGGTCACAGCCCTGCACGGTGCCACCCATGCCCCGGGGCCTGGGGTGGGCACGGCACTGCTGTGCCCCTCCAACGCTGTGCAGGTGCCTCGGctccccaggctctgccaccTGCACGCTGGGGAAGCTGGCAGGGATCACCATGGCAGGAACACTGACCTTGCAGATAAGGTGCTTGTGGAGGGACCCATCTAGAAGAGAGCAGAAGGGGGTCAGGGCAGGCTTTGGCTGTCCTGGGAGctccctgcctggagcctggATGGCAGCTCCTCACGgccctggccagggctcccagcccctgtcccaccatTCCCTGGAgcagtgccccagcacagcaggagctgaagcACAGGGAGGAGCAAACGGGTGGCACGGGACCCCCAGGAGCCAGGCCTGCCTCTGTGCTGGAGGAAGCAGCCCCTGAAACACCCTCAGGCAGAGATGATGGGCTCCTGCCCCACCATGACCAGCACCAAAGCTGAGGTGACACGGTGACACACAGGGGCCAGACCTGactctgggcactgcagggaggcagcaggaagcagctgtgcagggTCCATGGCTGACAGgactgcagcagccaggcagcactgcagggcagggcagggagcagctgtgcagggtcCATGGCTGACAGgactgcagcagccaggcaggactcctgtgcagggcaggctgcagagaCCCCACACAcaacagctcagggcaggacaCCCACAGGAGCACCACGCACCTGTCTACCAGAGAATCCTCCCCCCCAGTGAGAGGGGAGCTGCGGGGACCTGTCCTGTCCCACATCCATCGGGCCTGGGGTCCCTGACCCCCAGcgtggggctgtccccagcacagtgACAGGCACGTCAGAGTCTGGAACCTGGCAGCCACGGGGGGAGacacagaggagctgtgcatgctcctgggcacagccgTGACAGCCAGAatgcagtgccagccccagctctgccccacaggAACACAGGGATGTGATCCCCAGtgccccagggacagccagcacagtctgggagcccccagcagggcctgtcagcacagcctggcgctgctgctgtggctggagagcagctccagcccagccctgagcacaagGAGTGTGCGTGCAGCCGCAGCCAGTGATGGGGGGCCCTGCACGACGTGCCCCGGGGGCTGCGGCAGCGCCTGGCACCCGCAGCAGCGCGGGCACAGCCAGCacggggggcacagggagccgtTCCCACTGCCGGGGGGGAGTGCCGTGTGCCGGTCACAGCTCAGTGCCCACCGCCAGCACGCGCCGGCCATCAATCCCGCTCAGCCCGGCGCAGTCATTACAGACACCATTAGCCTGAGCTGGCCCAGCACTCCCTGTCCTGTCCTCACACACGGAGcaggctggagggagcagcagggagatggGGAATGGCTGGGGACACGCTTTGTGGCTGCACTGCCACACCCTGCACCCACAGTGACGCTGCTGAGAGCcccctgccagtgcccagctACATCCCAACCAGGCCGCTGCAGTGCCCCTCAGACAGAACCAGAGCAGCACTCTGCACGTGGCCTCCTCTCACACAGGCTGTGAGCCTTTCTGGAtgagccccaggtgaggctggAGCCCTGCTCCCCTGGAATTCCACAGTGGAATTgtggaagctgctggaagcaagGCTTTGGCACTGGAGCTTGGATCTCTGGGCACAAGGGTACTCaaaacagcccccagcaccaAAAAGCAGCCTGGGATCCCACACTATGCCTGTGGCAGATGccaggctgggggcagcagggtcCCAGTCCCGGGGATCAGGTGGGCCCATTCCCCACCATGcagcccccaggctgggcacagccccctgGCACAGTAGGCTCCTCTGGGCAGAGGTGCCCAGCCCGGGGCTGGCAGTACCACCCTGGCACGGGTGGAGGAGGGCCAGGAcgccctgctcagcagtgtgGCTCTTCCTACCTTTTACCTGGGTTGCCTTGGCGCGGAGCAGGGCCTCGGGGTGGGGCAGGGCGTACACCACCACCCTGCCGTCCGAGAAGGCAGCGGCCAGCAGGCCCAGCCGGCTCATCTCCGGGTGCTGGGGATGGACAGATGGCTCAGACATGGATGGGGGCACCTCCCAGGatccctggggagcccaggggcagccctgagcagcactCACCACGCGGGCTGCAGTGGGTGGCTCCCAGGCCCCGCTGGGGCAGAACTTCATGTCCCACACACAGCCGTGGTCAGCAGCGATGGCATAggccagcctggccttgctgggagagctgtgggcGCGAGTTTGGCCATGAGCAACACGGCAGCtggtgcccagcagctccaatACCCTCCAGGGTACaccaccagcagggctggccagcagcacagccccctcAGGGTTCAGGCTGGCGCTGGTGGCTCCGGAGAGGACCAGCCTCACCACCCATACAGCCATGGGGACACAAACCGAGGCAGGGCCCAGCCATGGGCCTGGCCACTCACCCCTGCTCCGTCTGCAGCGTGCCCaggtcccagagctgcaggagggcaggccCTGAGTGCAGCCCAGACACGCTGTGGGTCTCCTCCATGCTCCTGTGGCAGGACACGGCCACGAGCTGCGGGGCTGCGGAGCCCTCGGGCGTCGGGCACCACGCCATGGCCCACACCGGGCCGCCCACGAAGAACGAGACATCGCGGCGCTCGgggtggggctgcagggagctgaacctgggggcacagggggaaAGGAGCTGAGAGCTGAACCTCGGGGCACAGGGGTGAGGGAGCTGAGAGCTgaacctggggacacagggggaaaggagctgagagctgaacctgggggcacaggggtgaGGGCAGCAGGGGGCTGAACCCGGggggcacagagagggaaaagcttCTGAGAGCTGAacctggggggcacaggggggaaagctgcagggagctgaacctgggggcacaggggtgagggctgcagagagctggggctggtggcaccCCAGGGCACAGAACGGGCTGGCTGCCCAACCCATGGGGGCAGCCCTAGGGTAACCCATGGTGCAGACAAGTCTGGGGACAGCCTGACAGGCACTGTCCTGCtgggcctggggacacctgaCAGGCACTGTACTGCtgggcctggggacacctgaCAGGCACCATCCCTTtgggcctggggacacctgaCAGGCACtgccatgccaggcaggggacagcctgCCAGGCCACAGACAGCCTGCTGTCCTGGGACACCCCGTCACACACCTGTTCAGCCTGTACAAGGCACCGTCGTCCTTGATGCCCTCGCGCTGGATGGAGAACAGGGGAGACTCCTCCTCTGCGGGCAGGTACGGGGCAGCCTCGCTGTGCAGGCACAagcgagagcagctctgccacccctgccagccacccagcacagccccgggcCCCAGCACCACGCCAGCCCCCACACAGGCCCGCTGCTGGCCGTGCTCCTCCTCAGCCAAACCCCAGAGACCCCCAAAGCCCACAGCAGATACACAGAGGGGTGTGGGAGCACAGGCCACCCATCCCCTTGCTCACCCCAGCCACTTTTCCTTTggcctgctccctccctgctcccagggtaCCTGTCAGAGAGACACGTCCACCTGTGTGCCACTGGGATCCAGTCAGGGAACTCCCACTGCGAGTGCTTCTGCTCCcgcctgcagggcacagcagagctcagccatgGTCTGCATGGGCATGTCCAGCCCCTCCTCACAGCCCTCCCCAAGCACGAGCAGCACCCCTGCCTGcatgctgggcacagcctccccgcctgcagcacagcccctgcccttggcagccctcccaccccagcagaACAGCGACATTCCCGAGGCAGGTGCTCCTTCAGCCTTGtacctgtgccagggtggcaccagggcacacacactgcccctgcagcccccctgaGCCTCGAGCACCCTGAGTTCCCCGAGTTCCCACTCACAGGCTGCAGGTAAGGCTGGAGCTCTTCTCCACGGGGGCCATGATGGAGTTGTGGAAGCCGTTGGGGGCGAGGCCTCGGCACTGGGGCTTGGATCTCTGGGCACAAGAGCACACTCAGAGCAAGCCCTGGGGGACCACCTGTCCCAGAGGGAACCACCACAGCCCCCGGGAACAGAGCCCTCCCCAGCCACTGCCAGCATGCCACACTGGGCTGCAGACACACAGCACCTGTGGGGACTCCCAGGAGGCCTGGAGCCCTCAGGACCTGCCTCcacctcccctgctccctctcccagagctcctgtccctgctcccaccacctggggctgcccctgtgccaccctgtccctggcagcagggacccTGTGGGACAACAGGGACActggagctgtgggtgcagggacacaaacagggacagcagggccatgtgcagctgtgggtgcagggACACAAACAGGGACcctgtgggacagcagggacattggagctgtgggtgcagggACACAAACAgggacccagccctgccctcacccCCGTGGCCGCCGTCCTCCCGCCGTGCCCTCGGGgtgcctccagctctggctccGAGGCCTCGCTGTTGAGCGCGTcgctgccctcctcctcctcctcctcggcctgcagcccctcctgcgaGGGCACGAAGTCAGCGTCCCGGGCGGGGTCGTCGCTGTCCGcgtcctcctccttcctcctcctcctgcggCGTTTCCCCGGGCCGCGCTCGGGCTCCTCCTCGGCGGGGGCAGGGGGCTGGCACGCCGGCATCAGCTCCTCggccagctcctgcaggtacaGCAGGGCCCTGCATGCCAGGGCAGCGCCTGCAGGTGAGCACGGCCCGGCTCGGCACGGGcgggccagccctgcctccccccGGGCCGTGCTCGGGGCAATGAGCAAtgagcctgctctgagcaccgGCCTCCCCCTCCCTGAGCTCGCCCTGCTACCACCAACAACTCTCCTGCTCTGTCAGGAAGCAAGGAAATTCCTcctgccacaggcagctgccgcgccctgccaggggctcccGGATCCAAACACATTCCCTAAAGTGGGGAAGGATTGGTCTGTGAGGAATCAGCACATCCCACCAGCAGGGGACAAAGTGCTACAGGGCAGACACTGAGACCCTCTGGGGACACAGATCCTTGAATCAGGGAATGGCTTGGGGTGGGAGACACCCTAAAGctcatcctgttccaccccctgccatgggccgggacatctcccaccagcccaggctgctccaaggcccatccaacctggccttgaacacttccagggatggggcaccacagcttctctggacagcccgtgccagggcctgcccacccacCCCAAAAGGAGGGATTTATTCCCAATGTCCCACCTAACCCTGGCAGtggggagccattccctgtgttctGTCCCTACAGCCCTTGTCCAAAGCCTCTCTCCAATTATTCTGTGCCCTCTGGGCACCGTCAgaggctctgagctctccctggagcctttccTTATCCAGCCTGAGCACTCCCTGCTCTCTCACCAGAGCACAGCTGCCCCCGGGCCACCCGCACTCACACTTTGGCCGCTTTCCTCTTGGGCCGCCCGCCCCGCGGGCTCTCGGTGCCGTTCCCGTCC
This window of the Ammospiza nelsoni isolate bAmmNel1 chromosome 3, bAmmNel1.pri, whole genome shotgun sequence genome carries:
- the GTF3C2 gene encoding general transcription factor 3C polypeptide 2, producing MASGAARGPPCRERSGRERPGRRSDSAGRSRSRSGEREGEQRALREELPAGALHGEDGAAAAKSPRKPGRPRAGAHAAAERRGESSANGAAAAPRAGGRRGRKGKAEVLLLELSRAPEPLRADKALGGGEDGNGTESPRGGRPKRKAAKVALLYLQELAEELMPACQPPAPAEEEPERGPGKRRRRRRKEEDADSDDPARDADFVPSQEGLQAEEEEEEGSDALNSEASEPELEAPRGHGGRTAATGRSKPQCRGLAPNGFHNSIMAPVEKSSSLTCSLREQKHSQWEFPDWIPVAHRWTCLSDSEAAPYLPAEEESPLFSIQREGIKDDGALYRLNRFSSLQPHPERRDVSFFVGGPVWAMAWCPTPEGSAAPQLVAVSCHRSMEETHSVSGLHSGPALLQLWDLGTLQTEQGSPSKARLAYAIAADHGCVWDMKFCPSGAWEPPTAARVHPEMSRLGLLAAAFSDGRVVVYALPHPEALLRAKATQVKDGSLHKHLICKVQCIATLQVGSVQAGHAPECGQCFSLSWMPSKPHHHLAAGFYDGTVAVWNLLTKSLLQCVHQPDASLKLYPFRCFLAHDQAVRSIEWCKADSNFLVTVGSDRKIKFWDLRRLYEPINSIKRFLSTEVAWLLPYNGITVAQDNCYAPYGLCGIHYIDAGYLGFKAYFVAPRKGTVWSISGSDWLNTVAAGDITGELVAAVLPDLAVNPLNVKRSSDRRFPVYKADLLPCSPEGPQGSQQSLPRTHRYSEMAARSYLRFQDTDLRSFQNLPSREPMRRMHVQELKAELSLDRLQLEALHKVRFSPNLDSQGWLLSGGQAGIVRAHCLAGLASVGCQLLPECQARFSVLYGDTPGSPGPREPSLLPGE